The Lacrimispora xylanolytica genome has a segment encoding these proteins:
- a CDS encoding (2Fe-2S)-binding protein: MRITEHPVLGTMEEKKTITFTYDGTPITGYEGEPIAIALEAAGIMIHRYTKKNHEPRGIFCAIGRCTDCVMVVDGKPNVRTCITPLKEGMDVRTQYGVGTKENG; the protein is encoded by the coding sequence ATGAGAATCACAGAACATCCAGTTCTCGGAACCATGGAAGAAAAAAAGACAATTACATTTACTTATGATGGAACTCCCATCACAGGCTATGAGGGGGAACCCATTGCCATTGCCCTGGAGGCTGCTGGAATCATGATCCACCGTTATACCAAAAAGAACCATGAGCCAAGAGGCATCTTTTGTGCCATTGGAAGATGCACAGACTGTGTCATGGTGGTAGATGGTAAGCCCAATGTAAGAACCTGTATCACTCCGTTAAAAGAAGGAATGGATGTGAGGACCCAGTACGGTGTCGGAACAAAGGAAAACGGATAA